One Nitrospirota bacterium genomic window, GAATCCTTCCGGAAGCTGCATCCGCGCCACCAAATTCGCAATCCGGTCATGTTCGTGGTCGCGGTCGGGAGTGTGCTGACGACCGTCCTGTTCTTCCAGGCGCTGTTCGGGACAGGCGAAGCGCCTGTCTGGTTCATCCTCGCCGTCTCGCTCTGGCTTTGGTTCACCGTGCTGTTCGCGAACTTTGCCGAAGCGATGGCGGAAGGGCGCGGAAAAGCACAGGCGGAATCGCTGCGCAGTTCCCGGCGTGAAATGAACGCGAAAAAACTGGGCGAGCCTGAGTCCGGCGACCAGTATCTCAGCGTTCCCTCCTCCATCGTCCCGGCGAGTACCTTGAAGCGGGGAGACGTCGTGTTGGTGGAGGCCGGAGATTTTATCCCCTGCGACGGGGAGGTCATCCAAGGCATCGCCTCGGTGAACGAAAGTGCCATCACCGGTGAAAGCGCCCCCGTCATTCGAGAGAGCGGCGATCGCAGCGCCGTGACGGGCGGCACACGCGTCCTGTCGGACTGGTTGGTGATACGGATCACGGCCAATCCAGGCGAAACATTTCTGGACCGGATGATTGCGATGGTCGAGGGGGCCACGCGCCAAAAGACTCCGAATGAGATCGCGCTGAACATTCTGTTGGCAGCGCTGACAGTCATCTTCCTTTTGTCGACGGTGACGTTGTTGCCGTTCTCTCTGTACAGCGTGCAGGCCATGGGGGAGGGGACGCCAGTCACCGTGACGGTGTTGGTGGCACTGCTCGTCTGCCTGATCCCGACGACGATCGGAGGATTGCTCTCCGCAATCGGGATCGCGGGAATGGACAGAATGGTGCAGGCGAACGTCATCGCCATGTCCGGCAAAGCCGTGGAAGCGGCAGGCGACGTGGATGTGTTGCTCCTCGATAAAACCGGCACCATTACATTGGGGAATCGGCAAGCGACCGAGTTCCTTCCGGCCG contains:
- the kdpB gene encoding potassium-transporting ATPase subunit KdpB, translated to MTTQDKRRPLFDPRIMRRALLESFRKLHPRHQIRNPVMFVVAVGSVLTTVLFFQALFGTGEAPVWFILAVSLWLWFTVLFANFAEAMAEGRGKAQAESLRSSRREMNAKKLGEPESGDQYLSVPSSIVPASTLKRGDVVLVEAGDFIPCDGEVIQGIASVNESAITGESAPVIRESGDRSAVTGGTRVLSDWLVIRITANPGETFLDRMIAMVEGATRQKTPNEIALNILLAALTVIFLLSTVTLLPFSLYSVQAMGEGTPVTVTVLVALLVCLIPTTIGGLLSAIGIAGMDRMVQANVIAMSGKAVEAAGDVDVLLLDKTGTITLGNRQATEFLPADGVSDQALADAAQLSSLADETPEGRSIVVLAKEKYGLRARDIHELGATFIPFTAQTRMSGVNLNGREIRKGSDGAIEAYVTERGGHFSPAVRLHVEKIAKQGGTPLVVAEGPKVLGVIYLKDIIKGGIKERFAELRRMGIKTVMITGDNPQTAAAVAAEAGVDDFL